A window of the Alnus glutinosa chromosome 4, dhAlnGlut1.1, whole genome shotgun sequence genome harbors these coding sequences:
- the LOC133865809 gene encoding wall-associated receptor kinase 2-like, whose protein sequence is MGFRRMLMQLTWVGVILSGMAAAGVVAQLARPNCSDRCGDVEIPFPFGITDGCYLNDYFALTCNQSSGVVQRIKIIVTNISIQGQLEILMYVAHQCFNESGMLQSNNNPFLNVPAYTISNTQNVLMAVGCDTYAFLNGFQNNDPFHMGCMSTCVNITNIVNQSCSGIGCCQVDIPPGLKMFTLQAKSFHNHTGILSFNPCSYAFVVRKDQFSFSSDYLYTLKDTETFPMVLDWAVGNETCEFAQSKSNYVCGGNSTCYDPDNGYGYRCKCKDGYNGNPYLQLGCQDINECDSINACAANAKCTNSPGSFSCSCNEGYEGDGRNITVCSPVNQSRGSNYVLKTALVISITLLVLFAGGSWIYWGLKRRKLMQLKEKFFQQNGGLMLQHQLLSHKGSMETTTIFSIEDLEKATNNYDQSRVIGQGGYGTVYKGVLPNNKVVAIKKSKICDQSQVEQFINEVTVLTQINHRNVVKLLGCCLETEVPLLVYEFITNGTLFDHIHDRSLSSSLSWERRLKIAAETAGALAYLHSATSMPVIHRDVKTTNILLDDNYMAKVSDFGASRLVPLDCTQLTTLVQGTFGYLDPEYFHTSQLTEKSDVYSFGVVMAELLTGERALSFNRLESDRNLAMYFVSTIKENRLLQILEDDIINEANTEQLKEVANLAKRCSRVRGEDRPTMKEVAMELEGLRIMEKHPWGKADLYTEEDEYLLNAPAHPFNIDVDNGGSSNRTVRYESMRKQVLEPLDDGR, encoded by the exons ATGGGTTTCCGTCGGATGCTTATGCAACTCACTTGGGTTGGTGTAATATTATCAGGAATGGCAGCCGCCGGAGTAGTAGCTCAATTAGCCCGTCCTAACTGCTCCGACCGATGTGGAGATGTAGAAATTCCATTTCCATTTGGCATAACTGATGGTTGTTACCTAAATGATTATTTTGCCCTTACTTGTAACCAGTCGTCCGGCGTAGTCCAAAGGATAAAAATCATCGTCACCAACATTTCTATCCAAGGTCAGCTAGAGATCTTGATGTATGTAGCCCATCAGTGTTTCAATGAGTCGGGTATGCTTCAATCTAATAACAACCCTTTTCTGAATGTCCCCGCTTACACAATTTCTAACACCCAAAATGTGTTAATGGCCGTTGGCTGTGACACTTACGCATTCCTTAATGGTTTCCAGAACAATGACCCCTTCCACATGGGCTGCATGTCCACGTGTGTAAACATTACCAATATTGTCAATCAGTCTTGCTCTGGGATTGGGTGTTGCCAGGTAGATATTCCACCAGGATTGAAAATGTTCACTTTGCAAGCAAAAAGCTTTCATAATCACACAGGAATATTGAGCTTCAATCCATGCAGCTATGCTTTTGTTGTTAGAAAAGACCAGTTCAGTTTCTCCTCCGATTATCTTTACACTCTAAAAGACACTGAAACATTTCCGATGGTTCTTGACTGGGCGGTCGGTAATGAAACATGTGAATTTGCTCAGAGCAAGTCCAACTACGTATGTGGAGGGAACAGCACATGTTATGATCCCGACAACGGGTATGGGTACCGTTGCAAGTGCAAAGACGGTTACAATGGAAACCCATACCTCCAACTTGGGTGCCAAG ATATTAATGAGTGCGATTCAATTAACGCCTGCGCTGCTAATGCAAAGTGCACCAACTCTCCTGGGTCTTTCAGTTGTTCTTGTAACGAAGGGTACGAAGGCGATGGGAGAAACATAACAGTTTGCAGTCCAGTCAACCAATCTAGGGGCTCAAATTACGTTTTAAAAACTGCACTgg TTATTAGCATAACCCTCTTAGTACTATTCGCGGGAGGTTCCTGGATATATTGGGGACTGAAAAGAAGAAAGCTCATGCAGCTCAAAGAGAAATTCTTCCAACAAAATGGTGGTTTAATGTTACAACATCAACTCTTGAGTCACAAAGGGTCCATGGAGACAACTACAATCTTTAGCATAGAAGACCTTGAAAAGGCCACCAATAACTACGATCAAAGTAGAGTCATTGGCCAAGGAGGCTATGGAACTGTTTACAAAGGAGTTTTACCAAATAACAAAGTGGTTGCAATTAAGAAGTCCAAAATTTGTGATCAAAGTCAGGTTGAGCAATTCATAAACGAGGTGACTGTGCTTACCCAAATTAACCATAGAAATGTGGTCAAGCTATTAGGTTGTTGTCTAGAAACAGAAGTGCCATTACTAGTTTATGAATTCATAACAAATGGTACTCTTTTTGATCACATCCATGATAGAAGCCTATCATCCTCACTCTCATGGGAAAGGCGTTTGAAGATAGCAGCAGAAACTGCAGGAGCACTTGCATACTTACATTCTGCAACCTCTATGCCAGTTATACACAGAGATGTTAAAACAACAAATATACTTTTAGATGATAACTACATGGCAAAAGTATCTGACTTTGGAGCTTCAAGGCTTGTCCCTCTTGATTGCACACAATTAACAACTTTGGTGCAAGGAACTTTTGGATACTTGGATCCAGAATACTTCCATACTAGCCAACTAACAGAAAAAAGTGATGTCTATAGCTTTGGCGTTGTTATGGCAGAGCTACTGACAGGTGAGAGGGCACTTTCTTTCAATAGGCTTGAAAGTGATAGAAATCTAGCAATGTACTTTGTTTCCACAATAAAAGAGAATCGCCTACTTCAAATTCTCGAGGATGACATTATCAATGAGGCTAATACTGAGCAACTAAAGGAAGTTGCAAATCTTGCAAAAAGATGCTCAAGGGTAAGAGGGGAGGATAGGCCTACTATGAAGGAAGTGGCAATGGAGCTAGAAGGATTGAGAATTATGGAGAAGCATCCATGGGGAAAGGCTGATCTCTATACAGAAGAGGACGAGTACTTGCTTAATGCACCTGCACACCCTTTCAACATTGATGTTGACAATGGTGGTTCTTCCAATAGAACTGTCCGATATGAAAGCATGAGAAAACAAGTATTGGAACCACTAGATGATGGCAGATAA